In Mesorhizobium sp. 113-3-3, a genomic segment contains:
- a CDS encoding MipA/OmpV family protein: MRIVRAIPLLLTAALLGASAAEAGDGPLGWLSGDWYLTVGATGLVAPNFEGGKKYMLSAQPIISLGKAGPQARFTSRNDNISLALVDDGGVRAGLTGKFLFSRSSDDELKGLDPVRWGGEVGGFFEFYPTDWMRARAELRHGIRAHNGFVADIAADAFYDVTPTVRISGGPRVSFASANYFDAYYGVNAQEAVASGLSQYNPGGGLKSVGFGGAVTWKVTDPMTASLFGEYSRLEGPAADSSLVRERGDRNQFMVGVSTTYRFDFKM, from the coding sequence ATGCGTATTGTCCGGGCGATTCCGCTGCTTCTGACCGCCGCCTTGCTGGGCGCCTCCGCGGCCGAGGCCGGTGACGGTCCCTTGGGCTGGCTGTCCGGCGACTGGTATCTGACGGTTGGCGCCACTGGCCTTGTCGCGCCGAATTTCGAGGGCGGCAAGAAATACATGCTCAGCGCCCAGCCCATCATATCCCTGGGCAAGGCCGGCCCCCAGGCACGCTTCACTTCGCGCAACGACAACATTTCGCTGGCGTTGGTCGATGATGGCGGCGTTCGCGCCGGCCTGACCGGCAAGTTCCTGTTTTCGCGCAGCAGTGACGATGAGCTCAAGGGGCTCGATCCTGTCCGCTGGGGCGGCGAAGTCGGAGGCTTCTTCGAATTCTATCCGACGGACTGGATGCGCGCGCGTGCCGAATTGCGGCATGGCATCCGTGCTCACAACGGCTTTGTCGCCGATATCGCCGCCGACGCCTTCTACGATGTGACCCCAACCGTCAGGATTTCGGGCGGCCCGCGCGTGTCCTTCGCTTCGGCCAACTATTTCGACGCCTATTATGGCGTCAATGCGCAGGAAGCCGTGGCCTCGGGCCTGAGCCAGTACAATCCTGGCGGCGGCCTGAAATCCGTCGGCTTCGGCGGCGCGGTGACCTGGAAGGTGACCGATCCGATGACCGCCAGCCTGTTCGGCGAATATTCGCGCCTGGAGGGGCCGGCGGCCGATTCCAGCCTGGTCAGGGAGCGCGGCGACCGCAACCAGTTCATGGTCGGTGTGTCGACCACCTATCGCTTCGACTTCAAGATGTAG
- a CDS encoding acid phosphatase, which translates to MKRSHGLALFSSTLALFAATAACALAAQPGDPPDGIAKIETVVVIFAENRAFDNLYGHFPGAEGIDKASQESLQQRDRDGSVLSELPPVWDGLTAKGVTPPVTQAMTEHLPNAPFTVNDPKGFNVPLSVTTHDLWHRYYQNQMQINGGKNDMFVAWADSGAMPMSNWDASKTDMWAVAQKYVLADHFFMGGFGGSFFNHQWLICACAPYYADADKSPAKPSISVTDDSGTALKIADNSPKSARDGIPKFVSDGNLTPDFHAVNTMQPPYQPSGNDPAPGGDRLLADPSKPTTLPPQTEPTIGDMLSLKHVTWAWYSGAWQYTLDHGNNAPVPNFQYHHQPFNYYANYAPGTEARREHLRDGGLGGVSFIQAIDDGALPQVSFYKPQGNLNEHSGYADIQAGDRHIADVVAHLEKSPQWPHMLVVVTYDENGGIWDHVAPPKGDRWGPGSRVPAIIVSPFAKHGYVDQTPYDTTSILRFITERFELPVLHGIVVRDRAVAVHGEPPLGDLTTGLDLN; encoded by the coding sequence ATGAAGCGATCCCACGGACTCGCCCTGTTTTCCTCAACTCTCGCCCTGTTCGCTGCCACTGCGGCTTGCGCACTCGCAGCACAGCCCGGCGATCCGCCGGATGGCATCGCCAAGATAGAAACGGTGGTCGTCATCTTCGCCGAGAACCGCGCCTTCGACAATCTCTATGGCCATTTTCCCGGTGCCGAAGGCATCGACAAAGCCAGCCAGGAAAGCCTGCAGCAGCGCGACCGTGACGGCTCGGTGCTGTCCGAACTGCCGCCGGTGTGGGACGGGCTGACCGCCAAGGGCGTCACGCCGCCGGTGACGCAGGCGATGACCGAGCACCTTCCAAACGCGCCGTTCACCGTGAACGACCCGAAGGGTTTCAACGTGCCGCTCAGCGTCACGACGCACGATCTCTGGCATCGCTATTACCAGAACCAGATGCAGATCAACGGCGGCAAGAACGACATGTTCGTTGCCTGGGCCGATTCAGGCGCCATGCCGATGAGCAACTGGGACGCTTCCAAGACCGACATGTGGGCGGTCGCGCAGAAATACGTGCTGGCCGATCATTTCTTCATGGGTGGGTTCGGCGGCTCGTTTTTCAACCACCAATGGCTGATCTGCGCTTGCGCGCCTTACTACGCCGATGCCGACAAGAGCCCGGCCAAACCATCGATTTCGGTGACGGATGATAGCGGCACAGCGCTGAAGATCGCCGACAATTCGCCGAAATCGGCGCGCGACGGCATTCCGAAATTTGTCTCCGATGGCAATCTGACGCCGGACTTCCACGCGGTGAACACGATGCAGCCGCCTTACCAACCGAGCGGCAACGATCCGGCGCCTGGCGGCGATAGGCTCCTTGCGGATCCGTCCAAGCCCACCACGCTGCCGCCCCAGACGGAGCCGACCATCGGCGACATGCTTAGCCTCAAGCACGTCACCTGGGCATGGTATTCGGGCGCCTGGCAGTACACGCTCGACCATGGCAACAACGCGCCGGTTCCGAATTTCCAGTACCACCACCAACCGTTCAACTATTATGCCAATTACGCGCCCGGCACCGAAGCCAGGCGCGAACATCTGCGTGACGGTGGGCTGGGCGGCGTTAGCTTCATCCAGGCGATCGACGACGGCGCCCTGCCACAGGTTTCCTTCTACAAGCCGCAGGGCAATCTCAACGAGCATTCCGGCTATGCCGACATCCAAGCCGGAGATCGCCATATCGCCGACGTCGTCGCCCATCTGGAGAAAAGCCCGCAATGGCCGCATATGCTGGTGGTCGTCACCTATGACGAGAATGGCGGCATCTGGGATCACGTAGCTCCGCCCAAGGGCGACCGCTGGGGGCCTGGCTCACGCGTCCCCGCCATCATCGTTTCGCCCTTCGCCAAGCACGGCTATGTCGATCAGACGCCCTACGACACGACTTCGATCCTGCGCTTCATCACGGAGCGCTTCGAACTGCCGGTGCTGCACGGCATCGTGGTTCGCGACAGGGCCGTTGCGGTGCATGGTGAACCGCCGCTCGGCGATCTTACCACCGGGCTCGACCTCAATTGA
- a CDS encoding HdeD family acid-resistance protein, which translates to MTLQGDALKDAIGRTRDKWGWFVGLGVLLLIFGGIAFGNLFIATVASVYVVGWLMLMAGIIEILHAFGVKTWSRFFYWLLSGLLYAIAGFFAFDNPLLASAVLTFLLAVALVASGALRAWVGYSHRPEQGWGWIVAAGLISVLAGLIIAMGWPVNSLWVLGLFLAIDLIFQGWSFIAIGLALKK; encoded by the coding sequence ATGACCTTGCAAGGCGATGCCCTGAAAGACGCGATCGGCCGGACGCGGGACAAATGGGGATGGTTTGTGGGGCTCGGCGTGCTTTTGCTGATCTTCGGCGGCATTGCCTTTGGCAATCTGTTCATCGCCACGGTCGCCTCGGTCTATGTCGTCGGCTGGCTGATGCTGATGGCCGGCATCATCGAGATCCTCCATGCTTTCGGGGTAAAGACCTGGAGCCGCTTCTTCTACTGGCTGCTCAGCGGGCTGCTTTACGCCATCGCTGGCTTCTTCGCCTTCGACAATCCGCTGCTGGCCTCGGCGGTGCTGACCTTCCTGCTGGCCGTTGCGCTCGTCGCCTCCGGCGCGCTGCGGGCCTGGGTCGGCTACAGCCACCGTCCGGAACAGGGCTGGGGCTGGATCGTCGCGGCAGGCCTCATCAGCGTGCTTGCCGGCCTGATCATCGCCATGGGTTGGCCGGTCAACAGCCTGTGGGTGCTCGGACTGTTCCTGGCGATCGACCTGATCTTCCAGGGCTGGAGCTTCATCGCGATCGGACTGGCGCTGAAAAAGTAA
- a CDS encoding bifunctional riboflavin kinase/FAD synthetase, translating to MVGFQHLTATAPLPADLRGGVVAIGNFDGVHRGHQAVLERALAEAVRRDVPALVLSFEPHPRKVFRPDMPLFVLTPPPMKARLLSLLGFAALVEQPFTRDFAALSAEAFVTGVLERTLGITHAVTGFDFHFGKDRQGGPAYLMAAGERHGFGVTLVDAFRDEGAEVVSSSRIRALLCDGEVAEAAGLFGYRFTVEAEVIGGQQLGRTLGFPTANMRLSPEATLKEGIYAVRFRRADGTLHDGVASFGRRPTVDDNGAPLLETFVFDFSGDLYGETCEVSFFGFLRSEIKFDGLDALVVQMKRDEAEASALLAGVKPLSQLDAAIAF from the coding sequence ATGGTAGGCTTCCAGCATCTCACCGCGACGGCGCCACTGCCCGCCGACTTGCGTGGCGGCGTTGTCGCGATCGGCAATTTCGACGGCGTCCACCGTGGCCATCAGGCGGTGCTTGAACGGGCGCTGGCCGAGGCTGTGCGGCGTGACGTGCCGGCCCTGGTGCTGAGCTTCGAACCGCACCCGCGGAAGGTCTTCAGGCCCGACATGCCGTTGTTCGTGCTGACGCCGCCGCCGATGAAGGCGCGGCTCTTGTCCTTGCTGGGCTTTGCCGCGCTCGTCGAGCAACCGTTCACGCGCGACTTTGCCGCGCTGTCGGCGGAAGCCTTCGTCACCGGCGTGCTGGAGAGGACGCTCGGCATCACCCACGCCGTGACCGGGTTCGATTTCCATTTCGGCAAGGACCGCCAGGGCGGACCGGCCTATCTGATGGCGGCCGGCGAACGCCATGGCTTTGGCGTCACGCTCGTCGACGCTTTTCGCGACGAGGGCGCGGAGGTGGTTTCGTCAAGCCGGATCCGGGCTTTGCTCTGCGATGGCGAGGTGGCCGAGGCTGCCGGCCTGTTCGGCTATCGCTTCACGGTCGAGGCTGAAGTGATCGGCGGCCAGCAGCTCGGCCGCACGCTGGGCTTTCCTACTGCCAACATGAGGCTTTCACCGGAAGCGACTCTGAAGGAAGGGATTTATGCCGTCCGCTTCCGCCGCGCCGACGGCACGTTGCATGATGGTGTAGCCAGCTTCGGCCGGCGCCCGACCGTCGACGACAATGGCGCGCCGCTTCTGGAAACCTTCGTCTTCGATTTTTCCGGCGATCTCTACGGCGAGACCTGCGAGGTCTCGTTCTTCGGCTTCCTGCGCAGCGAGATCAAATTCGACGGCCTCGATGCATTGGTGGTGCAGATGAAGCGCGATGAAGCCGAGGCGAGTGCGCTGCTCGCCGGCGTCAAGCCGCTTTCGCAGCTCGACGCGGCCATTGCTTTCTGA
- a CDS encoding TIGR01459 family HAD-type hydrolase, with the protein MANSPDIVGSLEDVCKAYSAILCDVWGVVHNGEWHFPAAAAALARARAAGIPVVLITNSPRRSADVVAQMSVIGVPPSAYDRVVTSGDVTRDLIAEGPRKIFHIGADRDLTLYDGLDVELVEEFEAAGVVCTGLFDDEVEKPEDYTDLLRRLRARNLPFICANPDIMVERGERIIWCAGALARDYAQLGGRTLIAGKPYAPIYDLAMKEVAEVLGRPVERSRILAIGDGMMTDVKGAADNGFDVLYVSGGIHARDYGDASRPDPAKLGLFLERHGYRPVAVMVRLQ; encoded by the coding sequence ATGGCGAATTCGCCTGACATCGTCGGCTCGCTCGAAGACGTCTGCAAAGCCTATTCGGCAATTCTTTGCGATGTCTGGGGCGTGGTGCACAATGGCGAATGGCATTTTCCGGCGGCCGCGGCGGCGCTGGCCAGGGCAAGGGCTGCCGGTATTCCCGTTGTTCTCATCACCAATTCGCCACGCCGCAGCGCCGATGTCGTGGCCCAGATGAGTGTGATCGGTGTTCCGCCGTCAGCCTACGACCGTGTCGTGACCTCGGGCGATGTGACCCGCGACCTGATCGCCGAAGGTCCACGCAAGATCTTCCACATCGGCGCCGACCGCGATCTCACCCTCTATGACGGTCTCGATGTCGAGCTCGTCGAGGAATTCGAGGCCGCCGGCGTCGTATGCACCGGACTGTTCGATGACGAGGTCGAGAAGCCTGAGGATTATACCGACCTTTTGCGCCGGTTGCGGGCCAGGAACCTGCCGTTCATCTGCGCCAATCCCGATATCATGGTGGAGCGGGGCGAGCGCATCATCTGGTGCGCCGGCGCCCTGGCGCGCGACTATGCCCAGCTCGGCGGCCGCACGTTGATCGCGGGAAAGCCCTACGCACCGATCTACGATCTCGCGATGAAGGAGGTGGCGGAGGTGCTTGGCCGGCCGGTCGAGCGTTCCCGGATATTGGCCATCGGCGATGGGATGATGACCGATGTGAAGGGCGCGGCCGACAATGGTTTCGACGTTCTCTATGTCTCCGGCGGCATCCATGCCCGCGACTACGGCGATGCATCCCGGCCGGATCCGGCCAAGCTCGGGCTCTTCCTGGAGCGGCACGGCTATCGTCCCGTGGCCGTCATGGTCAGACTGCAGTAG
- a CDS encoding TadE/TadG family type IV pilus assembly protein translates to MIRRFGSDRRGNYALMTVLATVPIMGGLALGVDYTEMTRQRQNALNALDAAGVATAQQIVAGASDADAKAYAKNFFEANLAHIDPANTTLAVTLPNNNAGGGTLKLCSTLTYKPYFLPTAKMLVGGSTANSDISFGACSEVRLKNTLEVSLVLDNSGSMTELGKGSNKVRFDLLKDAAKQLVDQLAGQAQMMKQVTKPVQFSLVPFAASVNVGPGNASASWMDTTGISPIHHENFDWASMSSTYSSTKYAQNIAGVWYAKGTGWDATQKDQPLTRFSIYSQMKRTASATYVAQFKCTSTYSNGSCKTWQSGYNYTYGNVASWGGCVESRPYPYNIDDTAAATGTPATLFVPMFAPDETDLTDSNIPARPANNNWIADGSSGNSAARQSYMPKYFTDPGTTVTPAYGMDAGPNTSCSTTPITPLTDVSTTAGAGAVKSAIDAMAADGATNVPEGMAWGWRSLSSAAPFTEGRPETERGNDKVLIVLTDGANTYYTPTSVTAQTYSGTNWNYGGNDLAGSKAIYSALGYIVPFSNAYSYGRMFLGTSGSVSKTDYSNANYTKAMNEYFTTLCNNAKAANIMVMTIALDLDANKAAEKTQMDALKACSSDSRFSKDPADPSKPMKLFWNSTGATLSDDFKAIGNELSNLRIVS, encoded by the coding sequence ATGATCCGGAGATTCGGAAGCGATCGGCGTGGCAATTATGCACTCATGACGGTCCTCGCCACGGTACCAATCATGGGCGGCCTGGCGCTCGGCGTCGACTATACGGAAATGACGCGCCAGCGACAAAATGCCTTGAACGCCCTGGACGCCGCCGGCGTCGCCACTGCCCAGCAGATCGTTGCCGGCGCCAGCGACGCCGACGCCAAGGCGTATGCCAAGAATTTCTTCGAAGCCAATCTCGCGCATATCGATCCAGCCAACACCACGCTGGCCGTGACGCTGCCCAACAACAACGCGGGCGGCGGCACCTTGAAGCTCTGCAGTACCTTGACCTACAAACCCTACTTCCTGCCGACGGCAAAAATGCTGGTGGGCGGCAGCACCGCCAACAGCGACATCAGCTTCGGCGCGTGCTCGGAAGTCCGCCTGAAGAATACGCTGGAAGTGTCGCTGGTGCTCGACAATTCCGGCTCGATGACGGAACTCGGCAAAGGATCCAACAAGGTACGGTTCGACCTCCTCAAGGATGCCGCCAAACAGCTGGTCGACCAGTTGGCTGGCCAGGCGCAGATGATGAAGCAGGTCACCAAGCCGGTCCAGTTCAGCCTGGTTCCCTTCGCCGCGTCGGTCAATGTTGGCCCCGGCAACGCCTCGGCATCCTGGATGGACACCACCGGGATTTCACCGATCCATCATGAGAATTTCGACTGGGCGAGCATGAGTTCGACCTATTCGTCCACCAAGTACGCCCAGAATATCGCCGGCGTCTGGTACGCCAAGGGCACCGGTTGGGACGCAACCCAGAAGGACCAGCCGCTGACCCGCTTCTCCATCTACAGCCAGATGAAGCGCACGGCCTCGGCCACCTACGTGGCGCAGTTCAAATGCACCTCGACCTATTCCAACGGCTCCTGCAAGACCTGGCAAAGCGGCTACAACTATACCTATGGAAACGTCGCTTCCTGGGGCGGCTGTGTCGAGTCGCGGCCTTATCCTTACAATATCGACGACACCGCGGCGGCGACCGGGACGCCGGCGACGCTGTTCGTGCCCATGTTCGCGCCCGATGAAACCGATCTCACCGACAGCAACATCCCGGCTCGCCCCGCCAACAACAATTGGATTGCTGACGGGTCGTCGGGCAACAGCGCGGCACGCCAGAGCTATATGCCGAAATATTTTACCGACCCGGGCACCACGGTTACTCCAGCCTACGGCATGGATGCCGGCCCCAATACGAGTTGCAGCACCACGCCTATCACGCCGCTGACCGATGTTTCCACGACGGCCGGTGCGGGCGCGGTCAAGTCTGCGATCGACGCCATGGCTGCGGATGGCGCCACCAATGTGCCTGAAGGCATGGCATGGGGCTGGAGGAGCCTTTCCAGCGCTGCCCCGTTCACCGAGGGCAGACCCGAGACAGAAAGAGGCAACGACAAGGTTCTGATCGTCCTGACCGATGGTGCGAACACCTATTACACACCAACGTCGGTGACGGCCCAGACCTACTCTGGAACCAACTGGAACTATGGTGGAAACGATCTGGCGGGCAGCAAAGCCATCTATTCGGCGCTGGGCTACATCGTGCCGTTCAGCAACGCCTACAGCTATGGTCGGATGTTCCTTGGCACCAGCGGCAGCGTCAGCAAGACCGACTATTCAAACGCCAACTACACCAAGGCGATGAACGAGTACTTCACGACGTTGTGCAACAATGCCAAGGCCGCCAACATCATGGTCATGACCATTGCGCTCGACCTCGATGCCAACAAGGCGGCGGAGAAAACACAGATGGATGCGCTGAAGGCCTGCTCGTCGGATTCCCGCTTCAGCAAGGATCCGGCCGATCCGAGTAAGCCGATGAAACTGTTCTGGAATTCGACCGGGGCGACACTGTCCGACGATTTCAAGGCGATCGGCAACGAACTGTCCAACCTGCGCATCGTCAGCTGA
- a CDS encoding TadE/TadG family type IV pilus assembly protein, producing MLELWRQFRRDRRGNYALMTVVAMVPLMGGLAIAVDFTEMNREKQMVTNALDAANFATARRLTEGATDDQLKAYALDFFNANLNDIDPASATLNVTLPSSTSGGGLMTMTAQLAYKPYFYPGFAQIVGKSTIDANQNITFSVTSQVRLKNTLEVALVLDNSGSMTTLGTGSGQKRIDLLKTASKQLVDTLAQQAVMIKQVDKPVQFGLVPFAASVNVGPANGNASWMDTEGLSPVSNENFDWSTLNAANKYAQQTNGIWYKRGTGWGSEEGQTLTRFSLYRDMKVVTNHERVVNSKRVVCDEYNSNNTCRRSHDEYDYIDSYGPFASWQGCVEARPYPYNVNDASPSGGSANTGIGVGDPATMFVPMFAPDEPGNHWKLTQDPDEAAPVTYGAVNSWWNDDPTSSTGQSRLRNMAKYFQPRPIDAPALPAGNGPNYSCTTNPITPLTDVSVADGATSIKAAIDLMQPNGGTNVPEGLAWGWRVVSSGEPFTQGRPETEKGNDKVVIVLTDGANTYYTPSSLGYSDPANSKSTYASYGYLNPGYNGTSVGRMFMGTSSAIGQFDYSNGNYTNALNEQMATLCNNAKAANIMVMTVALDLSTTKASDKLAIDALKSCSSDSRFRKDPTDPSKPAKLFWNATGASLSNDFKEIGNELSNLRVVG from the coding sequence ATGCTTGAACTTTGGCGTCAGTTCCGCCGCGACAGGCGCGGCAACTATGCACTTATGACTGTCGTGGCGATGGTGCCGCTGATGGGCGGCCTGGCGATCGCGGTCGACTTCACGGAAATGAACCGCGAAAAGCAAATGGTGACGAATGCGCTCGACGCCGCCAATTTCGCCACGGCGCGCCGGCTGACGGAAGGCGCGACCGACGACCAGTTGAAGGCTTATGCGCTCGACTTCTTCAATGCCAATTTGAACGATATCGATCCGGCCAGCGCGACGCTCAACGTCACCTTGCCCAGCAGCACCAGCGGCGGCGGCCTGATGACAATGACGGCGCAGCTTGCCTACAAGCCCTATTTCTATCCTGGCTTCGCCCAGATCGTCGGCAAATCGACAATCGATGCGAACCAGAATATCACCTTCAGCGTCACCTCCCAGGTCAGGCTGAAGAACACGCTGGAAGTCGCCCTGGTGCTCGACAATTCCGGATCGATGACCACGCTCGGCACGGGCTCGGGCCAAAAGCGCATCGATCTTCTCAAGACCGCGTCCAAGCAGCTTGTCGACACGCTGGCCCAGCAGGCGGTCATGATCAAGCAGGTCGACAAGCCGGTGCAGTTCGGCCTCGTGCCCTTTGCCGCTTCGGTCAATGTCGGCCCCGCCAATGGCAACGCATCGTGGATGGACACGGAGGGCCTGTCGCCGGTGTCGAACGAGAATTTCGACTGGTCGACGCTGAATGCGGCCAACAAATACGCCCAGCAGACCAACGGCATCTGGTACAAACGCGGCACCGGCTGGGGCAGCGAGGAAGGCCAGACGCTGACCCGGTTTTCACTCTACCGGGACATGAAGGTGGTCACCAACCACGAGCGTGTCGTCAACAGCAAGCGGGTGGTTTGCGACGAGTACAATTCGAACAACACCTGCAGACGCAGCCACGACGAATATGACTACATCGATTCCTACGGTCCGTTCGCCAGCTGGCAAGGCTGCGTGGAGGCCCGACCCTATCCCTACAACGTCAACGACGCTTCGCCGTCCGGTGGCTCGGCCAACACCGGCATAGGCGTCGGTGATCCGGCAACGATGTTCGTGCCGATGTTCGCCCCGGACGAACCCGGCAATCACTGGAAGCTCACGCAGGACCCCGACGAAGCGGCGCCTGTGACCTACGGCGCGGTGAACAGCTGGTGGAACGACGATCCTACGAGCAGCACCGGTCAATCGCGGCTGCGCAACATGGCCAAGTATTTCCAGCCGCGGCCGATCGATGCGCCGGCCCTGCCCGCCGGCAACGGCCCGAACTACAGCTGCACCACCAACCCCATCACGCCGCTGACCGATGTCAGCGTGGCCGATGGAGCCACCTCGATCAAGGCGGCGATAGACCTGATGCAGCCGAATGGCGGCACCAATGTTCCAGAAGGCCTGGCGTGGGGCTGGCGGGTGGTATCAAGCGGCGAACCGTTCACGCAAGGGCGCCCGGAAACGGAAAAGGGCAACGACAAGGTCGTGATCGTGCTGACCGACGGCGCCAACACCTACTATACGCCGTCTTCGCTGGGCTATTCGGACCCCGCCAACTCGAAATCGACCTATGCGTCCTACGGCTATCTCAACCCGGGTTACAACGGCACCTCGGTCGGGCGCATGTTCATGGGCACATCGAGCGCCATCGGGCAGTTCGACTATTCGAACGGCAATTACACCAATGCGCTCAACGAGCAGATGGCAACGCTTTGCAACAACGCCAAGGCGGCCAACATCATGGTGATGACGGTGGCGCTCGATCTGTCTACGACCAAGGCCAGCGACAAGCTGGCGATCGACGCGCTGAAATCCTGCTCGTCGGACTCGCGCTTCCGCAAGGACCCGACCGATCCGAGCAAACCGGCGAAGCTGTTCTGGAACGCGACGGGCGCCAGCCTGTCGAACGACTTCAAGGAAATCGGCAACGAACTGTCGAACCTGCGGGTGGTCGGCTAG
- a CDS encoding LysE family translocator, translating into MPDTANHIAFALVCLGMVLTPGPNMIYLISRSLSQGPKAGLISLGGVAVGFLFYVLSAAFGITALLLAVPYAYEVLRFAGVLYLLWLAWQAVKPGGRSPFQVRDLPKDRPRKLFAMGLMTNLLNPKVAVLYLSLLPQFISIGKGHVLSQLLVLGATQISISLTVNAIIAVTAGSIATFLAGRPLWLVIQRWMMGGVLTALALKMATDAQR; encoded by the coding sequence ATGCCCGATACAGCCAACCATATCGCCTTCGCGCTGGTCTGCCTCGGCATGGTGCTGACGCCCGGCCCGAACATGATCTACCTGATCTCGCGTTCCCTGTCGCAAGGGCCGAAGGCCGGACTGATCTCGCTTGGCGGGGTCGCGGTCGGCTTCCTGTTCTATGTGCTGTCGGCGGCGTTCGGCATCACCGCGCTGCTGCTCGCCGTCCCCTATGCCTATGAGGTGCTGCGCTTTGCCGGCGTGCTCTATCTCTTGTGGCTGGCCTGGCAAGCGGTGAAGCCGGGCGGACGTTCGCCGTTCCAGGTGCGCGACCTGCCGAAAGACAGGCCGCGCAAGCTGTTCGCCATGGGCCTGATGACCAATCTGCTCAACCCCAAGGTGGCCGTTCTCTATCTGTCGCTGCTGCCGCAATTCATCAGCATCGGCAAAGGCCACGTCCTGTCGCAGCTGCTGGTTCTGGGCGCGACGCAGATTTCGATCAGCCTGACCGTCAATGCCATCATCGCGGTGACGGCCGGATCGATCGCCACCTTCCTTGCCGGACGGCCATTGTGGCTGGTCATCCAGCGCTGGATGATGGGAGGCGTGCTGACGGCGCTGGCGCTGAAAATGGCGACAGACGCGCAACGCTGA
- a CDS encoding dienelactone hydrolase family protein, with the protein MARKALELLKRTVWLACLGIAGHLNVARADGSQQVQFESAAVLPTPFQARIAQQSGQVLKARPGTPLIGYLTRPPGEGPFPAVVVLHGCTGLFPSVRKSWSERLSSWGYVALFVDSFSTRGIRETCDHRGLLADRVYDAYGALEFLSKLSFVDPRRIALSGSSAGGTTTLEAVQAGGAEQLMERKFKAAIAYYPNCSAANGDMAVPTLILIGELDDWTPAQKCQAMVAEHGGKGAVQLEVFKGARHAFASPGLKTGKEEYGHRVEYNAAAADQSVSDVRAFLKRAFSG; encoded by the coding sequence ATGGCACGCAAGGCGCTGGAACTATTGAAAAGAACTGTTTGGCTGGCCTGCCTTGGTATCGCAGGCCACCTCAATGTCGCGCGCGCAGATGGCAGCCAGCAGGTGCAATTTGAAAGTGCGGCGGTGCTGCCAACGCCATTTCAGGCCCGCATCGCGCAACAAAGCGGGCAAGTGCTCAAAGCTCGACCGGGCACGCCATTGATCGGATATCTGACACGGCCGCCGGGTGAGGGGCCTTTCCCGGCCGTCGTCGTTCTCCATGGATGTACGGGCCTGTTCCCAAGCGTCCGGAAAAGCTGGTCCGAGCGGCTGTCTTCCTGGGGTTACGTTGCCCTGTTTGTCGACAGTTTCAGCACGCGAGGCATTCGCGAGACGTGCGATCATCGCGGCCTGCTGGCTGATCGTGTCTATGACGCCTATGGCGCTCTGGAGTTCCTGTCGAAGTTAAGTTTTGTCGATCCGCGGCGCATAGCTTTGTCGGGCTCTTCCGCCGGCGGAACAACAACGCTCGAGGCCGTGCAGGCCGGCGGCGCCGAGCAGCTTATGGAGCGCAAGTTCAAGGCTGCGATTGCCTACTATCCGAATTGTTCGGCTGCCAACGGCGACATGGCGGTGCCGACCTTGATCCTGATCGGCGAACTAGACGATTGGACCCCCGCCCAGAAATGCCAGGCGATGGTGGCTGAGCACGGCGGCAAGGGCGCCGTGCAGCTTGAGGTCTTCAAAGGCGCTCGTCACGCATTTGCCTCTCCGGGATTGAAGACCGGCAAGGAGGAATATGGCCATCGGGTGGAGTACAACGCGGCTGCGGCCGATCAGTCTGTAAGCGACGTTCGTGCCTTTTTGAAAAGAGCCTTCAGCGGCTGA